A single window of Streptomyces xanthii DNA harbors:
- a CDS encoding DUF4232 domain-containing protein: MTRTTARAIARTTVLAATAAILSLSLTACNGDDNASDSTQASPTASADKAGGTGTGKTDGGADTSTGTGGSDQGAGTGTGDNSGGFADVCRTDVLEVTAADNTTDKTEGVVTVSLKNIGAADCRMRGFAGVDLKTSLGDTVSVDRNGEQAVPQTLEEGETAAFNVTFPVNNTGGSGVKLTDMVVTPPNETQPVTLKWPAGTLPVTDGQDGGKMEISPVSKASESPAG, translated from the coding sequence ATGACCCGCACCACGGCCCGCGCAATTGCCCGCACGACCGTCCTCGCCGCCACAGCCGCGATCCTGAGCCTCTCGCTCACCGCCTGCAACGGCGACGACAACGCGTCGGACAGCACGCAGGCCAGCCCCACCGCGTCGGCAGACAAGGCGGGCGGCACCGGCACCGGCAAGACGGACGGAGGCGCCGACACCAGCACTGGCACCGGCGGGAGCGACCAGGGTGCCGGCACCGGCACTGGCGACAACAGCGGCGGCTTCGCCGACGTCTGCCGCACCGACGTGCTCGAGGTCACCGCCGCCGACAACACCACGGACAAGACGGAAGGCGTCGTCACCGTCTCCTTGAAGAACATCGGCGCCGCCGACTGCCGCATGCGCGGATTCGCGGGCGTCGACCTCAAGACGTCCCTGGGCGACACCGTGTCCGTGGACCGCAACGGCGAGCAGGCCGTGCCGCAGACCCTCGAGGAAGGCGAGACCGCCGCCTTCAACGTCACGTTCCCGGTCAACAACACCGGCGGCTCCGGTGTGAAGCTGACCGACATGGTGGTGACGCCCCCGAACGAGACCCAGCCTGTCACCCTGAAGTGGCCGGCGGGCACGCTCCCCGTGACCGACGGTCAGGACGGCGGGAAAATGGAGATCAGCCCGGTGAGCAAGGCCAGCGAATCACCGGCCGGCTGA
- a CDS encoding RICIN domain-containing protein — protein MLKKIAAVGVAAAALGWGLGAAPAQAAGMAYMQVRSVAYSLGECLDYRSDYGPYTTGCNGGAYQTWLMVDGLETVTEVRQNVGDKLCLVARNGMPTMRQCLADDPAALWKVHGIGAQDGYQLINNATKTCLVAGSGAIHHVTLNTCDGGRSRLWAPFYA, from the coding sequence GTGCTGAAGAAGATTGCCGCGGTAGGTGTGGCGGCCGCTGCTCTGGGCTGGGGCCTCGGTGCAGCGCCCGCACAGGCTGCGGGGATGGCGTACATGCAGGTGCGCAGCGTGGCCTACAGCCTGGGGGAGTGCCTCGATTACAGGTCTGACTACGGTCCCTACACGACAGGCTGCAACGGTGGCGCGTACCAGACCTGGCTGATGGTCGATGGCCTGGAAACGGTGACCGAAGTCCGGCAGAACGTCGGCGACAAGCTGTGTCTGGTCGCCCGCAACGGAATGCCGACGATGCGGCAGTGCTTGGCCGACGATCCGGCCGCCTTGTGGAAGGTGCACGGCATCGGTGCCCAGGATGGGTACCAACTGATCAACAACGCAACGAAGACCTGTCTTGTCGCGGGATCAGGGGCGATCCATCACGTCACCCTGAACACGTGCGACGGCGGCCGCTCCCGGCTGTGGGCCCCCTTCTACGCCTGA
- a CDS encoding SDR family oxidoreductase has product MRVFITGGTGLIGSAVVAELLSAQHTVTALARSDASAEKARAAGADVVRGGLTDLDVLRGEAEKADGVVHLAFSNDFSSPEALAQAVSEEGAALRALGDALVGTDKPLVTVSGTPLAQGRPAVEEDPLPTDGPVGGRSVSVERALGLASRGVRSTAIRLPRTVHNEGDGGFAGLLTQIARTTGVAGYPGDGTQRWPAVHALDAAVLFRLALEKAPAGTAWHAVADEGDAVRDITAVIGRRLGVPSESVPQESFGALGPIFAADQPASSAHTRTALGWQPTRPSLLEDLEKIQP; this is encoded by the coding sequence ATGCGCGTCTTCATCACCGGCGGCACGGGCCTGATCGGCTCCGCCGTCGTCGCCGAACTGCTCTCCGCGCAACACACGGTCACCGCCCTGGCCCGTTCCGACGCCTCCGCCGAGAAGGCCCGGGCGGCCGGCGCCGACGTGGTCCGCGGCGGGCTCACCGACCTGGACGTGCTGCGCGGCGAGGCGGAGAAGGCGGACGGCGTCGTCCACCTCGCCTTCAGCAACGACTTCAGCTCGCCGGAGGCTCTCGCACAGGCCGTCTCCGAGGAAGGCGCCGCGCTCCGCGCACTCGGCGACGCCCTCGTGGGTACGGACAAGCCACTCGTCACCGTGTCCGGTACGCCCCTTGCCCAGGGACGCCCCGCCGTCGAGGAGGACCCGCTGCCCACGGACGGACCGGTCGGCGGGCGCAGCGTCTCGGTGGAGCGCGCCCTCGGCCTGGCCTCACGCGGCGTGCGCAGCACGGCGATCCGGCTGCCGCGCACCGTGCACAACGAGGGTGACGGCGGGTTCGCCGGGCTCCTCACCCAGATCGCCCGCACTACGGGCGTGGCCGGCTACCCCGGTGACGGCACCCAGCGCTGGCCCGCGGTGCACGCGCTCGACGCCGCCGTGCTGTTCCGGCTCGCCCTGGAGAAGGCCCCGGCCGGCACCGCCTGGCACGCCGTCGCCGACGAGGGCGACGCCGTACGGGACATCACCGCGGTCATCGGGCGGCGCCTCGGCGTCCCCTCGGAGTCGGTGCCGCAGGAGAGCTTCGGCGCGCTCGGGCCGATCTTCGCGGCCGACCAGCCGGCGAGCAGCGCACACACCCGCACCGCCCTCGGCTGGCAGCCGACCCGTCCGAGCCTCCTGGAGGACCTGGAGAAGATCCAGCCCTGA
- a CDS encoding TetR/AcrR family transcriptional regulator → MPRWKPDARQRLVVAALRLFAEQGYDNTTVAEIAERAGLTRSTFHRHFTDKREILSAGQTTLSRLLVEGIADAPADSTPMGAVAAGLERASGEMTSFNRELSPLLHAAIEANEELQERNALKSIGMAAAMVGALRQRGVPEATAQVAAELGVLAFKLGFTRWADPARDDAPGELATLTLSALDELLAAAQRLD, encoded by the coding sequence ATGCCGAGATGGAAGCCGGACGCACGGCAACGCCTGGTCGTAGCGGCGTTGCGCCTGTTCGCGGAGCAGGGCTACGACAACACGACCGTCGCCGAGATCGCCGAACGCGCGGGCCTCACCCGCAGCACCTTCCACCGGCACTTCACCGACAAGCGGGAGATCCTCTCGGCTGGGCAGACGACGCTCAGCCGCCTCCTGGTCGAGGGCATCGCCGACGCCCCCGCGGACTCGACGCCGATGGGGGCCGTCGCAGCGGGCCTGGAGCGCGCGTCGGGCGAGATGACCTCGTTCAACCGTGAGCTGAGTCCGCTCCTGCACGCCGCAATCGAGGCGAACGAGGAGCTCCAGGAGCGCAACGCGCTCAAGAGCATCGGCATGGCCGCCGCGATGGTGGGCGCCCTGCGGCAGCGCGGTGTCCCCGAGGCGACCGCCCAAGTCGCCGCCGAGCTCGGCGTCCTGGCCTTCAAGCTGGGCTTCACCCGCTGGGCCGACCCGGCACGGGACGACGCCCCCGGTGAACTGGCGACGCTGACGCTGTCGGCGCTCGATGAACTCCTCGCGGCGGCACAGCGCCTCGACTAG
- a CDS encoding zinc-binding dehydrogenase: MRAAVMYGAGDVRVEDRADPKIVDSTDAVVRTLAACVCGSDLWPYGSMPATDTGRPMGHEFLGVVEETGTDVTGLKTGDLVVAPFTYSDNTCDYCAKGLQISCRNGGRYGFDHVDGGQGEAVRVPYADGTLVKLPVAADSALLPSLLTLSDVMTTGHHGAVTAGVGRGDAVLVVGDGAVGLCAVIAAKRLGAERIVLAGRHESRTTLGRHFGATDVVAARGEEGIARIRELTGGVDKVIEAVGTRPALDTALGAIRDGGTISRLGAPQYEQGPIGPAVFMRNITLTGGASPARAYIEQLLPDVLDGTIAPGRVFDQTFPLDQTPDAYRAMADRQVLKALIRP, from the coding sequence ATGCGCGCAGCAGTGATGTACGGAGCCGGCGACGTCCGCGTCGAGGACCGGGCCGACCCGAAGATCGTCGACTCGACCGACGCCGTGGTGCGCACGCTCGCCGCCTGTGTGTGCGGCAGCGACCTGTGGCCCTACGGCTCCATGCCCGCTACCGATACCGGCCGCCCCATGGGCCATGAGTTCCTGGGCGTCGTCGAGGAGACGGGCACGGATGTGACCGGCCTGAAGACCGGTGACCTGGTCGTCGCCCCGTTCACGTACAGCGACAACACCTGCGACTACTGTGCCAAGGGGCTGCAGATCTCCTGCCGCAACGGCGGCCGGTACGGCTTCGACCATGTGGACGGCGGGCAGGGCGAAGCCGTCCGCGTCCCCTACGCGGACGGCACGCTGGTGAAGCTGCCGGTGGCCGCCGACTCGGCGCTGTTGCCGTCGCTGCTCACCCTCTCCGACGTGATGACCACCGGCCACCACGGTGCCGTCACCGCCGGCGTCGGCCGCGGCGATGCGGTGCTCGTGGTCGGAGACGGCGCGGTCGGGCTCTGTGCCGTGATCGCCGCCAAACGACTGGGTGCCGAGCGGATCGTGCTTGCCGGCCGTCACGAATCGCGCACCACACTGGGCCGGCACTTCGGCGCCACCGACGTGGTCGCCGCACGCGGCGAGGAAGGCATCGCCCGGATCCGAGAGCTGACCGGCGGCGTCGACAAGGTGATCGAAGCCGTCGGCACCCGCCCGGCACTCGACACCGCACTCGGCGCGATCCGGGACGGCGGCACCATCAGCCGCCTCGGCGCCCCCCAGTACGAGCAGGGCCCGATCGGCCCGGCCGTCTTCATGCGCAACATCACCCTGACCGGCGGCGCCAGCCCCGCCCGCGCCTACATCGAGCAGCTGCTGCCCGACGTCCTGGACGGCACCATCGCTCCCGGCCGGGTCTTCGACCAGACCTTCCCCCTCGATCAGACACCGGATGCCTACCGGGCCATGGCCGACCGTCAGGTCCTCAAGGCCCTCATCCGCCCGTGA